A single genomic interval of Streptomyces graminofaciens harbors:
- a CDS encoding ABC transporter ATP-binding protein, whose translation MASRNDVATSPGAEKTGRDSARVEISGLTKRFLTPAGEVFTALQDVSFTVEPGQFCAVVGPTGCGKSTTLSMVSGLDRPSEGSVKVGGREVDSVTKGVSFMFQSDALLPWKTVLGNVLMGPVFRRVPKQQAQASARDWLRRVGLSGFEDRYPHQLSGGMRKRVAMAAALINEPRILIMDEPFGALDVQTKAIMSTELLGLWEQIRPSVIFITHDLDEAVALADRVVVMTSSPGSVKAVFDIDLPRPRGSVQEIRFQPRFIELQHQIWDSLREEVERAYARTAGGTA comes from the coding sequence ATGGCTTCGCGAAACGATGTTGCGACGAGCCCCGGCGCCGAGAAGACCGGCCGGGACAGCGCACGAGTCGAGATTTCAGGACTCACCAAACGGTTTCTGACTCCCGCGGGTGAGGTGTTCACGGCGCTGCAGGACGTTTCGTTCACCGTGGAGCCCGGCCAGTTCTGCGCGGTGGTGGGCCCGACCGGCTGCGGCAAGTCGACGACGCTGAGCATGGTGTCCGGGCTCGACCGGCCCAGTGAGGGATCGGTCAAGGTCGGCGGCCGTGAGGTGGACAGCGTCACCAAAGGCGTCAGCTTCATGTTCCAGAGCGACGCGCTGCTGCCCTGGAAGACGGTCCTCGGCAACGTGTTGATGGGCCCGGTCTTCCGCAGGGTGCCCAAGCAGCAGGCCCAGGCCTCGGCGCGCGACTGGCTGCGCCGGGTGGGTCTGTCAGGGTTCGAGGACCGCTACCCGCACCAGCTCTCCGGCGGCATGCGCAAGCGCGTGGCGATGGCCGCGGCACTGATCAACGAACCCCGGATCCTAATCATGGACGAGCCGTTCGGCGCCCTGGACGTGCAGACCAAGGCGATCATGTCGACCGAGCTGCTCGGTCTGTGGGAGCAGATCCGTCCGTCGGTCATCTTCATCACCCACGACCTCGACGAGGCGGTGGCGCTCGCCGACCGGGTCGTCGTCATGACGTCCAGCCCCGGCTCGGTCAAGGCGGTCTTCGACATCGACCTGCCCCGCCCGCGCGGCTCGGTCCAGGAGATCCGCTTCCAGCCCCGCTTCATCGAACTTCAGCACCAGATCTGGGACTCGCTGCGCGAGGAGGTGGAGCGCGCCTACGCACGCACCGCAGGAGGTACGGCATGA
- a CDS encoding sodium-dependent transporter: MNRPPASPPPADRVTAWLRHRLGRAVVLSYVAALLLPGPGLWLRSDHTVPIGTVTGLPLSTAPLLLSLVLFSAGLQVPVRELGRLLRKPTALLAGMVLHLVIPLLVIPVVAFGLHRTPDSDGGSGLITAMILIVAMPVAAGATVWTGKGDGDQPTMVGLVLASTVLSPLTIPLVITTLVPLLDESYADTLATTGRTANGGFALVTVVLPCAVGILLRLALPTTWLNRALRVIVPVALAGSLVLTYVNASGALSSFLAHPRPLLFAAALAVAALVCLLSFALGRTAARLLHLDGPVSSSLTLACGMNNSSASAVLITTTLPDKPHLLLPVLAYGLLQKTAASRVVQAAGRRHPPCPASP; this comes from the coding sequence TTGAACCGTCCGCCAGCCTCCCCACCGCCTGCCGACCGGGTGACGGCCTGGCTGCGCCACCGGCTCGGCCGGGCCGTAGTGCTCTCCTACGTCGCCGCCCTCCTCCTGCCCGGCCCCGGCCTGTGGCTGCGCAGCGACCACACCGTGCCGATTGGCACGGTGACCGGCCTGCCCCTGAGCACCGCCCCGCTGCTGCTGTCCCTGGTGCTCTTCTCCGCCGGACTCCAGGTACCGGTCCGCGAACTGGGCCGCCTGCTCCGCAAGCCGACCGCCCTGCTGGCCGGGATGGTCCTCCACCTCGTGATCCCGCTTCTGGTCATCCCCGTCGTCGCGTTCGGACTGCACCGCACCCCTGACAGCGACGGCGGCAGCGGACTGATCACCGCGATGATCCTGATCGTGGCGATGCCTGTGGCCGCCGGAGCCACCGTCTGGACCGGCAAGGGTGACGGTGACCAACCCACCATGGTGGGACTCGTCCTCGCCTCCACCGTCCTCAGCCCGCTCACCATCCCGCTGGTCATCACCACTTTGGTGCCGCTCCTGGACGAGAGCTACGCGGACACGCTCGCAACGACCGGCCGCACGGCCAACGGCGGCTTCGCCCTCGTCACCGTGGTCCTCCCCTGTGCCGTCGGTATCCTGCTCCGACTCGCGCTGCCGACGACGTGGCTCAACCGGGCCCTGCGCGTGATCGTGCCCGTGGCGCTGGCCGGATCGCTCGTCCTGACCTACGTCAACGCCAGTGGCGCCCTGAGCTCCTTCCTCGCCCACCCACGCCCCCTCCTGTTCGCCGCCGCACTGGCCGTGGCTGCGCTCGTCTGCCTGCTGTCCTTCGCGTTGGGCCGGACCGCCGCGCGGCTCCTGCATCTGGACGGCCCCGTCTCCTCCTCGCTGACGCTCGCCTGCGGCATGAACAACAGCAGCGCGAGCGCGGTGCTGATCACCACCACGCTGCCCGACAAACCACACCTGCTCCTGCCAGTGCTCGCCTACGGGCTGCTGCAGAAGACAGCCGCGAGCCGGGTCGTGCAGGCAGCGGGTCGTCGGCACCCGCCCTGCCCCGCGTCACCGTGA
- a CDS encoding ABC transporter substrate-binding protein: MSRRPAAVAASVLAVLALGTTSACSSNSSASTGSSGSTPTVKLMAGGLDKQIYLPYQLAQQLGFYKKYGVDVQLSTEQDGGVGAEEAMASGQVDMAGAWYNHTIEFQAKGKAVEDVVQLSGAPGEREMCTKKSGVTSGADFKGKTLGVTDLGSGTDTLTQFLAAKKGIKTSQFHRIAVGAGSTAIAALQNGKVDCVMTTQPTVAAIQKKGVGTSAIDLATTQGATAAMGGAYPAASVLARTDWVNSHKDTVQKVVDALVATMHWINTHSATDIANKLPASYVSNQLVTKADYISALTEDKGQFLPDGLMPAGGPKTSLATEKLVGNVKGSVDLSKTFTNDFALQANKTEGFKTTTTPAGPNG; encoded by the coding sequence ATGTCCAGACGACCCGCCGCCGTCGCCGCGTCCGTCCTCGCCGTTCTCGCCCTCGGCACCACCAGCGCCTGTTCCAGCAACTCCTCCGCCTCGACCGGCAGTTCGGGCTCCACGCCGACCGTCAAGCTCATGGCTGGCGGCCTCGACAAGCAGATCTACCTGCCGTACCAGCTCGCCCAGCAACTCGGCTTCTACAAGAAGTACGGCGTCGACGTCCAGCTCAGCACCGAGCAGGACGGCGGTGTCGGCGCCGAGGAAGCCATGGCCTCGGGGCAGGTCGACATGGCGGGCGCCTGGTACAACCACACCATCGAGTTCCAGGCCAAGGGCAAGGCCGTCGAGGACGTCGTCCAGCTGTCCGGTGCACCGGGCGAGCGAGAGATGTGCACCAAGAAGTCGGGCGTCACCTCGGGCGCCGACTTCAAGGGCAAGACCCTCGGCGTCACCGACCTGGGGTCGGGCACCGACACCCTCACCCAGTTCCTGGCCGCCAAGAAGGGCATCAAGACCAGCCAGTTCCACCGGATCGCGGTCGGCGCGGGCTCCACCGCCATCGCCGCGCTGCAGAACGGGAAGGTCGACTGCGTCATGACGACGCAGCCCACGGTCGCCGCGATCCAGAAGAAGGGCGTCGGTACCTCCGCGATCGACCTGGCCACCACGCAGGGTGCCACGGCGGCGATGGGCGGCGCCTATCCCGCGGCCAGTGTGCTCGCCCGCACCGACTGGGTGAACTCGCACAAGGACACGGTGCAGAAGGTCGTCGACGCGCTCGTCGCCACCATGCACTGGATCAACACCCACAGCGCGACCGACATCGCGAACAAGCTGCCCGCGTCGTACGTGTCGAACCAGTTGGTGACCAAGGCCGACTACATCTCGGCCCTGACCGAGGACAAGGGGCAGTTCCTCCCTGACGGCCTCATGCCGGCCGGCGGTCCGAAGACCTCCCTGGCGACGGAGAAACTGGTCGGCAATGTGAAGGGGTCGGTGGACCTCAGCAAGACGTTCACCAACGACTTCGCCCTCCAGGCCAACAAGACCGAGGGCTTCAAGACCACCACGACCCCGGCAGGACCGAACGGCTGA
- a CDS encoding ATP-binding protein: MRRIRIPIGRGGKGRLSARILANQLAILALTGLIGFVLFAFAQRGEIDRAYEKRALAIAETTAAEPQIRRAMQYGGGGDVVQTVAERIRKASGASYVVVLDLRGIRHSHPDPALVGEPTGDRIVVLDGRTHVGTDQGATGRSANGKAPLYGPTGKLVGEVSAGIPEHYVLGELWRELPTFGLYSAIAVALGSTAAFLLARRLKRTTFGLELEEIAGLLQDREAMLHGIREGVVAFDPDGRITLVNDEARDLLGLGTALGSTLAEVLPDGRLRRALDGTLVGSDISVLTDDHCLVVNRMPVALHGRELGAVVTVRDRTEMIGLLRELDSVRGLTDALRAQQHEFTNRMHTVAGLLDIGDHDAAYEFAVDSAGAEQALTESVRERIGNPLLVGLIVAKITVAAERGVRIVLSEDSALGEDPPHLPRLLTIIGNLVDNAIDASATGSAPSGGAEVCLSLIEAVDAVRVEVADTGPGIPPDTAESIFEDGWSTRPDRGTARRGLGLALVHRLVQRHGGTIAVSEGPGAVFTVTLPVPDTAPGPRGALFTTASPVLDVVAGGDRW; encoded by the coding sequence GTGAGACGCATCCGTATCCCGATCGGCCGCGGTGGGAAGGGGCGGCTCTCCGCGCGAATTCTGGCCAACCAGCTGGCCATCCTGGCGCTGACCGGGCTGATCGGTTTCGTGCTGTTCGCCTTCGCGCAGCGCGGCGAGATCGACCGTGCCTACGAGAAGCGAGCCCTGGCCATCGCCGAGACCACGGCCGCGGAACCACAGATCCGCCGCGCCATGCAGTACGGGGGCGGTGGCGACGTCGTACAGACGGTGGCAGAGAGGATCCGCAAGGCGTCGGGCGCGTCGTACGTGGTCGTGCTCGACCTGCGCGGTATCCGCCACTCGCACCCCGACCCGGCACTGGTCGGTGAACCGACGGGGGACCGGATCGTGGTGCTGGACGGCAGGACGCATGTCGGCACCGACCAGGGCGCGACGGGGCGTTCCGCCAACGGCAAGGCCCCGCTGTACGGGCCCACCGGCAAGCTGGTCGGCGAGGTGTCCGCAGGCATCCCCGAGCACTATGTGCTGGGTGAGCTGTGGCGTGAGCTGCCCACCTTCGGCCTGTACAGCGCCATCGCCGTCGCGCTCGGCTCGACGGCCGCGTTCCTGCTGGCCAGACGGCTCAAGCGGACGACGTTCGGGCTGGAGCTGGAGGAGATCGCCGGGCTGTTGCAGGACCGGGAGGCGATGCTGCACGGAATCCGTGAGGGAGTCGTCGCCTTCGACCCGGACGGCCGGATCACGCTGGTCAACGACGAGGCACGCGACCTGCTCGGACTGGGCACCGCGCTCGGCAGCACGCTGGCGGAAGTCCTGCCCGACGGGCGGCTGCGCCGCGCCTTGGACGGCACCCTGGTGGGCAGCGACATCAGCGTGCTCACCGACGACCACTGCCTGGTCGTCAACCGGATGCCGGTCGCCCTCCACGGACGGGAACTGGGCGCCGTGGTCACCGTGCGCGACCGCACCGAGATGATCGGGCTCTTGCGCGAGCTGGACTCGGTGCGCGGGCTGACGGACGCGCTGCGCGCCCAGCAGCACGAGTTCACCAACCGTATGCACACCGTGGCCGGGCTGCTGGACATCGGCGACCACGACGCCGCCTACGAGTTCGCCGTCGATTCGGCCGGCGCCGAGCAGGCGCTGACCGAATCCGTACGGGAACGGATCGGCAACCCGCTGCTCGTGGGACTGATCGTCGCCAAGATCACGGTGGCCGCGGAACGCGGGGTGCGGATCGTCCTCAGCGAGGACTCCGCCCTCGGCGAGGACCCGCCGCATCTGCCTCGGCTGCTGACCATCATCGGCAACCTGGTGGACAACGCGATCGACGCGTCCGCGACCGGATCGGCTCCCTCGGGTGGTGCCGAGGTCTGTCTGTCGCTGATCGAGGCCGTCGACGCGGTGCGGGTGGAGGTGGCCGACACCGGCCCCGGCATCCCGCCGGACACCGCCGAGTCCATCTTCGAGGACGGCTGGTCGACCCGTCCGGACCGCGGCACCGCCCGGCGCGGCCTCGGCCTCGCGCTCGTCCACCGGCTGGTGCAGCGGCACGGCGGCACGATCGCCGTCAGTGAAGGGCCCGGCGCCGTCTTCACCGTGACGCTGCCGGTGCCCGATACCGCGCCCGGCCCACGGGGCGCGCTCTTCACGACCGCTTCACCGGTACTGGACGTCGTGGCAGGAGGTGATCGCTGGTGA
- a CDS encoding response regulator, with protein MIRTLVVDDDFRVSRIHCDYVSRVRGFEVVGQAATVAEALAAVRDLHPDLLLLDIFLPDGSGLDVLRRLSGDEGGDRPDAIMITADRDITSVRIAMKLGAVGYLVKPFGAPDLAERLTAYRELQHRMDALGTVPETDQADVDALFSAARPPAVPRVPAKGHSAPTLALLHQTLRGAHDALSAAEAAERTGVSRATAQRYLSYLVREGMVRLELRYGTTGRPEHLYRITH; from the coding sequence GTGATCCGGACCCTGGTGGTGGACGACGACTTCCGAGTGAGCCGCATCCACTGCGACTACGTGTCCCGCGTCCGGGGCTTCGAGGTGGTCGGCCAGGCAGCGACCGTGGCCGAGGCACTGGCCGCGGTGCGCGACCTCCACCCCGACCTGCTGCTGCTCGACATCTTCCTGCCGGACGGCAGCGGACTGGACGTGCTACGCCGGCTCAGCGGCGACGAGGGCGGCGACCGCCCCGACGCCATCATGATCACCGCCGACCGGGACATCACCTCGGTACGGATCGCGATGAAGCTCGGCGCCGTCGGATACCTGGTCAAGCCCTTCGGCGCGCCCGACCTCGCCGAGCGGCTCACCGCCTACCGGGAGCTCCAGCACCGTATGGACGCCCTGGGTACGGTCCCCGAGACCGACCAGGCTGACGTGGACGCTCTGTTCAGCGCCGCCCGGCCGCCGGCCGTGCCCCGTGTCCCTGCGAAGGGCCACTCCGCGCCGACGCTTGCCCTGCTGCACCAGACCCTGCGCGGCGCGCACGACGCTCTGTCGGCTGCGGAGGCCGCCGAACGCACCGGCGTCTCCCGCGCCACGGCCCAGCGTTACCTCTCCTACCTGGTCAGGGAGGGCATGGTCCGGCTTGAACTTCGCTACGGGACCACCGGCCGCCCCGAGCACCTCTACCGCATCACGCACTGA
- a CDS encoding ABC transporter permease: protein MSTTSTVSTAPVKGDSPISAAAAARSAVRRRTALVWAGRIGLAAFVLGGWQAFTAWGIVDKFFFGQPSGIAQRLVDLFRHGTEFGSFYANIWTTIQEALAGFALGAVTGVVFGVALGQSRFLADVLGPYIKMVNAIPRIVLGSIFIVAFGIGVLPKILLAAVLVFFIVFFNAFQGVREVDRNILANTKVLGASQLQIIRHVTVPSALTWIIASLHSAFGFAIVGALVGEVLGAQSGLGLVIKTAQNNFDPNGVFATMLVISVIVLGAEWLIGKLEHRLLSWRPPAPSEAANTI from the coding sequence ATGAGCACGACGTCCACCGTCTCCACGGCCCCGGTCAAGGGCGACTCACCCATCTCGGCTGCGGCCGCCGCCAGGAGCGCCGTCCGGCGGCGCACCGCACTGGTGTGGGCTGGGCGCATCGGTCTCGCGGCCTTCGTCCTCGGCGGCTGGCAGGCCTTCACCGCCTGGGGGATCGTCGACAAGTTCTTCTTCGGGCAGCCGTCCGGCATCGCCCAGCGGCTGGTCGACCTGTTCCGGCACGGCACCGAGTTCGGGTCCTTCTACGCCAACATCTGGACCACCATCCAGGAGGCGCTGGCCGGCTTCGCCCTCGGGGCCGTCACCGGAGTGGTCTTCGGCGTCGCGCTCGGTCAGAGCCGCTTTCTCGCCGACGTGCTCGGCCCCTACATCAAGATGGTCAACGCGATCCCGCGGATCGTCCTCGGTTCGATCTTCATCGTCGCGTTCGGTATCGGTGTGCTGCCGAAGATCCTGCTCGCCGCCGTGCTGGTGTTCTTCATCGTCTTCTTCAACGCCTTCCAGGGCGTCCGCGAGGTCGACCGCAACATCCTCGCCAACACCAAGGTCCTCGGCGCCTCGCAGCTGCAGATCATCCGGCACGTCACCGTGCCCTCCGCGCTCACCTGGATCATCGCCAGCCTGCACAGCGCCTTCGGCTTCGCCATCGTCGGCGCGCTGGTCGGCGAGGTGCTGGGCGCGCAGAGCGGTCTCGGCCTGGTCATCAAGACCGCGCAGAACAATTTCGACCCCAACGGCGTGTTCGCCACGATGCTCGTCATCTCGGTCATCGTGCTCGGCGCCGAGTGGCTGATCGGCAAGCTCGAGCACCGGCTGCTGTCCTGGCGCCCGCCGGCCCCGTCCGAGGCCGCCAACACCATCTGA